In Thermococcus camini, a genomic segment contains:
- a CDS encoding glycosyltransferase family 4 protein, protein MRILMVGHYPPHPGGVASHLDSLVRELRKRHEVHVLTYGPVEPREFEREFVHQVKVPPIYGLRGTSFAFLGSRKIVRLHRELGFDLIHAHFVGTTGFAGVLAKEKTGLPLVVTAHGSDLEHTAKLALGGFYVKKTLTEADAVIAVSHWLAGKALALGAGRVRVIPNGVRELEGAGEPENGRRHITFIGALREYKSPGTFIELARALPEREFLVVGDGPLRRSLEASAPENVRFLGYRRDVGKILSESALLVLPSRREGFGLVVIEANSLGVPAVGRHVSAVPELIRAGKNGLTFETFDELVEAVRILTEPKKNRKAGAVAKSVAALYSWEAIAAAVEGVYSSVVGQRF, encoded by the coding sequence ATGAGGATTCTAATGGTCGGTCACTATCCCCCGCACCCCGGCGGCGTTGCCAGCCACCTCGATAGCCTTGTGAGGGAGCTCAGAAAACGCCACGAAGTTCACGTTCTGACCTACGGGCCGGTTGAGCCGAGGGAGTTCGAGCGGGAGTTCGTCCATCAGGTTAAGGTTCCTCCGATTTACGGACTGAGGGGGACGAGCTTCGCCTTTCTGGGTTCCAGGAAAATCGTCCGGCTCCACAGGGAACTGGGGTTTGATTTGATCCACGCCCACTTTGTTGGAACGACAGGCTTCGCGGGCGTTCTCGCGAAGGAGAAAACCGGCCTTCCCCTCGTCGTCACGGCCCACGGAAGCGATCTGGAGCACACGGCAAAGTTGGCCCTCGGAGGGTTTTACGTGAAAAAAACCCTCACCGAGGCGGACGCGGTGATAGCTGTCAGCCACTGGCTGGCGGGGAAGGCGCTGGCCCTCGGGGCGGGGCGGGTGAGAGTCATACCCAACGGAGTGCGTGAACTCGAAGGGGCAGGGGAACCGGAGAACGGGAGGAGGCACATCACGTTCATCGGCGCCCTCCGCGAATACAAAAGCCCGGGGACTTTCATAGAGCTGGCGAGGGCCCTTCCTGAGAGGGAGTTTCTTGTGGTGGGTGACGGTCCGCTCAGGAGGAGTCTGGAAGCGAGTGCGCCAGAAAACGTGAGGTTCCTCGGGTACAGGCGTGACGTCGGAAAGATTCTGTCGGAAAGCGCTCTCCTCGTCCTGCCATCCAGGAGGGAGGGCTTTGGCCTCGTCGTCATAGAGGCCAACAGCCTGGGCGTCCCGGCGGTGGGCAGGCACGTAAGCGCGGTTCCCGAGCTGATCAGAGCGGGAAAGAACGGACTCACTTTCGAAACGTTCGATGAGCTCGTTGAGGCTGTGAGGATTCTCACCGAGCCGAAAAAGAACCGGAAAGCCGGGGCCGTTGCGAAGAGTGTCGCGGCACTCTACTCGTGGGAGGCCATCGCGGCGGCGGTCGAGGGGGTGTACTCCTCGGTGGTTGGGCAACGTTTTTAA
- a CDS encoding L-threonylcarbamoyladenylate synthase, giving the protein MTVVINMRDGVDERGIKIAAGFILEGKLVAFPTETVYGLGADALNARAVKRIFEAKGRPPDNPLIVHIADFSDLGRLARDVPREARLLAERFWPGPLTMVLPRDENVPDVTTGGLDTVAVRMPAHPIALALIRASTPVAAPSANISGKPSPTLAEHVIDDFYGRIECIIDGGETKIGVESTVIDLSSERPTLLRPGGLPLEEIEKVIGGIEIHPAVRGKLVDVARSPGMKYKHYSPNAQVVVVEGKRENVRRKIAELVHEYRADGLTVGVMATEEYDADEFFHLGSTEEEVARNLFRALRELDKRGVDIIIAEGIEERGLGFAVMNRLRKAAGYRIVWA; this is encoded by the coding sequence ATGACTGTAGTAATCAACATGCGAGACGGAGTAGATGAGAGGGGCATAAAGATAGCCGCCGGGTTCATACTGGAGGGGAAGCTGGTTGCGTTTCCAACCGAAACCGTTTACGGCCTCGGTGCAGATGCCCTGAACGCCCGGGCAGTAAAGAGAATATTCGAGGCCAAGGGCAGGCCCCCCGATAATCCGCTCATCGTTCACATAGCTGACTTCAGCGATCTGGGGCGGCTCGCGAGGGATGTTCCCCGTGAGGCAAGGCTCCTCGCCGAGAGGTTCTGGCCGGGCCCCCTGACGATGGTCCTGCCGAGGGATGAGAACGTCCCGGACGTCACCACCGGAGGCCTCGACACCGTGGCCGTTAGAATGCCGGCGCACCCCATAGCGCTCGCGCTTATAAGAGCGAGCACTCCCGTGGCGGCACCCTCCGCGAACATAAGCGGAAAGCCGAGCCCCACCCTGGCGGAGCACGTCATAGACGACTTCTACGGGAGGATAGAGTGCATAATCGACGGAGGCGAGACCAAGATCGGGGTGGAATCCACCGTGATAGACCTCAGCTCGGAGAGGCCGACCCTGCTGAGGCCAGGCGGCCTTCCACTGGAAGAAATCGAGAAGGTCATCGGGGGAATTGAGATACATCCTGCGGTCAGGGGCAAGCTCGTGGATGTCGCCCGCTCCCCCGGGATGAAGTACAAGCACTACTCTCCGAACGCCCAGGTTGTAGTGGTCGAGGGGAAGAGGGAGAACGTGAGGCGTAAGATAGCCGAGCTGGTGCACGAGTACCGCGCGGACGGCCTCACCGTTGGGGTGATGGCCACGGAGGAGTACGACGCGGACGAGTTCTTCCACCTGGGAAGTACCGAGGAGGAAGTGGCGAGGAACCTCTTCAGGGCGCTCAGGGAGCTGGATAAACGCGGTGTGGACATCATAATCGCGGAGGGAATCGAGGAAAGAGGACTGGGATTTGCGGTGATGAACAGACTGAGAAAGGCAGCGGGGTACAGAATAGTCTGGGCATAG
- a CDS encoding nucleotidyltransferase domain-containing protein — translation MAREKVVRIWDEREVIYPPRRWRYLREKREKALEIMERLSHFDPQLYGSVARGDVRRDSDIDIFIPYRVSSYLIELALEGLVSRRKIVMATPWHLIKGIIEIDEETTVTFPLIDPTDRELEFYRWGGMIDIWGVKTEERVPGVSKKLILIVPTERGHIEREVVGRESEVAKILGVGIDIVTERVHVLMRRDSIGRTGIYINEEVPDWMSFEEALKLIADRDPNVRRKVRERGGV, via the coding sequence ATGGCCAGGGAAAAAGTCGTTAGGATCTGGGACGAGAGGGAGGTAATCTATCCCCCCAGGAGGTGGCGCTACCTCCGGGAGAAGCGGGAGAAGGCACTTGAGATTATGGAACGCCTCAGTCACTTTGACCCACAGCTCTACGGCAGCGTCGCCAGGGGAGATGTAAGAAGGGACAGCGACATAGACATCTTCATCCCCTACCGTGTGTCGAGCTACCTAATCGAGCTCGCTCTTGAGGGGCTTGTGAGCAGGAGAAAAATAGTCATGGCGACCCCCTGGCACCTCATCAAGGGCATCATCGAGATAGACGAGGAAACGACGGTCACCTTCCCGTTGATCGACCCCACCGACAGGGAGCTTGAGTTCTACAGGTGGGGCGGGATGATAGACATATGGGGCGTGAAGACAGAGGAGCGCGTCCCCGGGGTGAGCAAAAAGCTCATACTCATAGTCCCCACCGAGAGGGGACACATCGAGAGGGAAGTCGTGGGAAGGGAGAGCGAGGTGGCAAAAATTCTCGGCGTGGGCATAGACATCGTTACCGAGCGCGTTCACGTTCTGATGAGAAGGGACAGCATCGGGAGAACAGGAATCTACATCAACGAGGAAGTTCCCGACTGGATGAGCTTCGAGGAGGCACTGAAGCTCATAGCCGACCGCGACCCAAACGTTAGGAGAAAGGTGAGGGAGCGGGGAGGGGTTTAG
- a CDS encoding type II toxin-antitoxin system VapC family toxin, which yields MRSFMVDSTVFVEHLKGNPKATNILEALIEESVAGYINETVASEVIFIYLKLKTGKSFRTLKKKPELVRAVQKEPVYELLSLFRFLETNEFVFTLSKKLIEEYGLLPNDAAIGATAIFYNLDGIITLDKDFVEMAQNENLLIVSSKEELLNL from the coding sequence ATGAGGAGCTTTATGGTTGATTCAACGGTTTTCGTTGAGCATTTGAAGGGGAACCCCAAGGCCACAAACATCCTTGAGGCCCTTATCGAAGAGAGTGTGGCAGGATATATAAACGAAACCGTTGCTTCGGAGGTTATTTTCATATATCTGAAACTTAAAACCGGCAAAAGTTTTAGAACGCTGAAGAAAAAGCCAGAACTTGTCAGGGCAGTTCAAAAAGAGCCAGTTTACGAGCTTCTCTCACTCTTCAGATTCCTTGAAACGAATGAGTTCGTCTTCACACTGTCTAAAAAGCTTATTGAAGAATACGGCCTTCTTCCCAACGATGCCGCCATCGGCGCAACGGCCATTTTCTACAACCTTGACGGGATAATAACCCTTGACAAAGACTTTGTCGAGATGGCTCAGAACGAGAACCTTTTGATTGTGTCTTCAAAAGAGGAACTGCTGAATCTCTAA
- the serS gene encoding serine--tRNA ligase — protein MLDIKLIRENPDLVKGDLIKRGELEKLKWIDEILELDRKWRENLKRINALRKERNQLAVQIGKRKKAGEPIDDLLARSNEIVKQIEALEKEVEELRAKIDYYLWRLPNITHETVPVGKDDSENVPIRFWGKARVWEGFLESFKEQSLGKMEYEVLDWRPRLHVDMLDLLRGADLERAAKVSGARFYYLLNELVILDLALLRFALDKLIEKGFTPVIPPYMVRRFVEEGVTSFGDFEDVIYKVEGEDLYLVPTAEHPLAGLHANEIIEGKDLPLLYAGVSPCFRKEAGTAGKDTKGIFRVHQFHKVEQFVYAKPEESWEWHEKLIANAEEIFQELEIPYRVVNICTGDLGYVAAKKYDIEAWMAGQGKFREVVSASNCTEWQARRLNIRYRDKTHEKPKFLHTLNSTAIATSRAIVAILENHQTEEGVVKLPKALWKYTGFKEILPASMKEKCCQG, from the coding sequence ATGCTAGACATAAAGCTCATCCGTGAAAATCCCGACCTCGTTAAGGGCGACCTCATAAAGCGCGGCGAGCTTGAGAAGCTCAAGTGGATAGACGAGATTCTGGAGCTCGACAGGAAGTGGCGCGAGAACCTGAAGAGAATAAACGCTCTCAGGAAGGAGCGCAACCAGCTGGCGGTTCAGATAGGCAAGCGCAAGAAGGCCGGCGAGCCGATAGACGACCTCCTCGCGAGGAGCAACGAGATAGTGAAGCAGATTGAGGCTCTTGAGAAGGAAGTCGAGGAGCTGAGGGCAAAGATAGACTACTACCTCTGGCGTCTCCCGAACATCACCCATGAAACTGTTCCCGTTGGCAAGGACGACAGCGAGAACGTTCCAATAAGGTTCTGGGGTAAGGCGAGAGTATGGGAGGGCTTCCTTGAGAGCTTCAAGGAGCAGAGCCTCGGAAAGATGGAGTATGAAGTACTCGACTGGAGGCCGAGGCTCCACGTTGATATGCTGGATCTCCTGAGGGGAGCAGATCTTGAGAGGGCCGCGAAGGTCAGCGGTGCGCGCTTTTACTACCTCCTGAACGAGCTTGTCATCCTCGACCTTGCTCTCCTCCGCTTCGCTCTCGACAAGCTCATCGAGAAAGGGTTTACTCCGGTCATACCGCCCTACATGGTGCGCCGCTTTGTTGAGGAGGGCGTCACGAGCTTCGGCGACTTCGAGGACGTCATCTACAAGGTTGAGGGTGAGGACCTCTACCTCGTCCCGACCGCCGAGCACCCACTGGCTGGCCTTCACGCCAACGAGATAATCGAGGGCAAAGACCTGCCGCTCCTCTACGCCGGCGTGAGCCCCTGCTTCCGCAAGGAAGCTGGAACGGCAGGAAAGGACACCAAGGGAATCTTCCGCGTTCACCAGTTCCACAAGGTCGAGCAGTTCGTCTATGCGAAGCCCGAGGAGAGCTGGGAGTGGCACGAGAAGCTCATAGCTAACGCCGAGGAGATATTCCAGGAGCTTGAGATTCCCTACCGCGTTGTTAACATCTGCACCGGCGACCTAGGCTATGTGGCTGCGAAGAAGTACGACATCGAGGCCTGGATGGCCGGCCAGGGCAAGTTTAGGGAAGTTGTAAGCGCGAGCAACTGCACCGAGTGGCAGGCGAGAAGGTTAAACATCCGCTACCGCGACAAGACCCACGAGAAGCCCAAGTTCCTCCACACCCTCAACTCGACGGCCATAGCAACCTCGAGGGCAATCGTTGCCATCCTCGAGAACCACCAGACGGAAGAGGGCGTCGTGAAGCTTCCAAAAGCTCTGTGGAAGTACACGGGCTTCAAGGAGATACTGCCCGCGAGCATGAAGGAGAAGTGCTGTCAGGGCTGA
- a CDS encoding molybdenum cofactor synthesis domain-containing protein, with product MAFLKVVSLEKALEAINSFPLEPKIETVPLSEALGRVLAENVTSPINVPPFDRATVDGYAVRAEDTFMASESEPVKLKVVGEINAGDTPAVELKPGESVYISTGAPLPKNADAVIQFEDVEGEGEEVIIYKPAYPGLGVMKAGTDIPKGKILLKRGTRLTFKDTALLSAVGFSEVKVFGKPRVAVISTGNEVVLPGEELKPGQIYDINGRAIADAVRELGGEALFLGIARDDRESLKALIEKGIECCDMVILSGGASGGIRDLTSSIVEELGEVRIHGIAIQPGKPTIIGLINGKPVFGLPGYPTSCLTNFTLLVAPLLRKLLGRESEVGKVRKRLAHKVFSVKGRRQFLPVRIEGEKAIPILKGSGAVTSFIEADGFIEVPENVEILEAGEEVEVTFFG from the coding sequence ATGGCGTTCCTGAAGGTCGTTTCCCTGGAAAAGGCTCTTGAGGCCATAAACTCATTCCCGCTGGAGCCAAAAATCGAAACCGTTCCCCTGAGCGAAGCCCTGGGCAGGGTTTTGGCAGAGAATGTGACATCACCGATAAACGTTCCGCCCTTCGACCGCGCCACCGTTGACGGTTATGCGGTTCGCGCAGAGGATACCTTCATGGCGAGCGAGAGCGAACCGGTTAAGCTGAAGGTCGTGGGGGAGATAAACGCTGGGGACACTCCTGCGGTAGAACTTAAACCCGGTGAGAGCGTTTACATCTCCACGGGTGCACCCCTGCCCAAGAATGCCGATGCGGTTATACAATTCGAGGACGTGGAGGGGGAAGGGGAAGAGGTCATCATTTACAAGCCGGCATATCCAGGCCTCGGCGTCATGAAGGCCGGAACCGACATCCCGAAGGGGAAGATCCTTCTCAAACGCGGAACGAGGCTGACCTTTAAAGACACGGCACTTCTCTCGGCGGTCGGCTTCTCGGAAGTCAAAGTCTTCGGGAAGCCCCGGGTTGCCGTGATAAGCACGGGAAACGAAGTGGTTCTTCCCGGTGAGGAACTCAAACCCGGCCAGATTTACGACATAAACGGCCGTGCCATAGCAGATGCCGTCAGAGAGCTCGGTGGCGAGGCTCTTTTCCTCGGCATAGCCAGGGACGACCGCGAGAGCCTCAAAGCGCTCATCGAGAAGGGAATCGAGTGCTGCGACATGGTAATCCTCAGCGGCGGTGCGAGCGGGGGAATAAGGGACCTGACCAGTTCGATAGTCGAGGAGCTCGGCGAAGTGAGGATTCACGGCATAGCGATTCAGCCGGGTAAGCCGACGATAATCGGCCTGATCAACGGAAAGCCCGTCTTTGGCCTGCCTGGATATCCGACCAGCTGCCTGACCAACTTCACCCTGCTCGTTGCACCCCTCCTGAGAAAGCTTCTCGGAAGGGAGAGCGAGGTCGGAAAGGTCAGGAAGAGACTCGCCCACAAGGTCTTCTCCGTCAAGGGCAGGCGTCAGTTCCTGCCGGTCAGGATAGAGGGCGAAAAAGCGATACCCATACTCAAGGGAAGCGGCGCGGTCACGAGCTTCATAGAGGCCGACGGCTTCATTGAGGTACCGGAGAACGTCGAGATACTGGAGGCAGGAGAGGAGGTAGAGGTCACGTTCTTCGGCTGA
- a CDS encoding CDC48 family AAA ATPase, whose product MIFGKDEERYEKIKLRVAEALKRDVGRGIVRFDRKFQKQLGVEPGDIVELIGDRTTAAIVANPHPDDRGLDIIRMDGYIRRNAGVSIGDYVTVAKAEVQEAKKVTLAPAQKGVFIQIPGDMVKQNLLGRPVVKGDLVVASSRGETYYGGSPFDELLRGLFETMPLGFGELKFVVVSTNPKGVVQITYNTEVEVLPQAVEVREEAIPEVTYEDIGGLSDAIQKIREMVELPLKHPELFERLGIEPPKGVLLYGPPGTGKTLLAKAVANEANAHFIAINGPEVMSKFYGESEERLREIFKEAEENAPSIIFIDEIDAIAPKREEVVGEVEKRVVSQLLTLMDGLKGRGKVIVIAATNRPDALDPALRRPGRFDREIEVGVPDKKGRKEILQIHTRGMPLEPDYDRETVLKVLKELLKKKAFDEEVLKKLMERVEKARSDDEVKEILKSASEVYPEVRTRLIEGMLERIAEKTHGFVGADLAALAREAAMVVLRRLINEGKISPEHEKIPPEVLQELRVRKADFYEALKMVDPSALREVLIEMPNVRWDDIGGLEEVKQELKEAVEWPMKYPKAFQRLGIEPPRGVLLYGPPGTGKTLLAKAVATESEANFIGIRGPEVLSKWVGESEKRVREIFRKARQAAPTVIFIDEIDAIAPARGIEGDRVTDRLINQLLTEMDGIERNSGVVVIAATNRPDILDPALLRPGRFDRLILVPAPDEKARLEILRVHTKRVPLAEDVNLKELAKKTEGYSGADIEALVREAALVAMRRIMGELPAEVVEEESEEFLERLRVSRKDFEAALKKVRPSITPYMVEYYQNFDENRRKRGGKKTEGPDYYTF is encoded by the coding sequence ATGATCTTCGGTAAGGATGAGGAGAGGTACGAGAAGATTAAGCTCCGCGTTGCAGAGGCCCTGAAGAGGGATGTTGGCAGGGGAATAGTCCGGTTCGACAGGAAGTTCCAGAAGCAGCTTGGAGTGGAGCCGGGCGACATCGTGGAGCTGATAGGCGACCGCACAACCGCCGCGATAGTGGCCAACCCCCACCCGGACGACAGGGGACTCGACATCATCAGAATGGACGGATACATCAGGAGGAACGCCGGGGTCAGCATAGGCGACTACGTGACGGTGGCGAAGGCCGAGGTGCAGGAGGCGAAGAAGGTTACTCTCGCCCCGGCCCAGAAGGGCGTCTTCATCCAGATACCCGGTGATATGGTGAAGCAGAACCTCCTGGGAAGGCCCGTGGTGAAGGGGGACCTGGTGGTCGCCAGCAGCAGGGGGGAGACCTACTACGGCGGCTCGCCCTTTGACGAGCTGCTCAGGGGGCTCTTCGAGACAATGCCCCTCGGGTTCGGGGAGCTGAAGTTCGTGGTGGTCAGCACCAACCCCAAGGGCGTCGTCCAGATAACTTACAACACCGAGGTCGAGGTTCTCCCGCAGGCAGTTGAGGTGCGTGAGGAGGCCATCCCGGAGGTCACCTACGAGGACATCGGCGGTCTGAGCGATGCAATACAGAAGATACGCGAGATGGTGGAGCTCCCGCTCAAGCACCCGGAGCTCTTTGAGCGCCTTGGAATTGAACCTCCAAAGGGTGTTCTGCTTTACGGCCCGCCCGGAACGGGTAAGACGCTCCTGGCTAAGGCGGTGGCAAACGAGGCAAACGCGCACTTCATAGCCATCAACGGCCCTGAGGTCATGAGCAAGTTCTACGGCGAAAGCGAGGAGCGTTTGAGGGAGATATTCAAGGAGGCTGAAGAGAACGCCCCCAGCATCATATTCATCGATGAGATTGACGCGATAGCCCCCAAGAGAGAGGAGGTTGTCGGGGAGGTTGAAAAACGCGTTGTCAGCCAGCTCCTCACGCTCATGGATGGTCTGAAGGGACGCGGAAAGGTCATAGTCATAGCAGCTACCAACAGGCCGGATGCCCTGGATCCAGCCCTCAGAAGGCCTGGACGCTTCGACAGGGAGATAGAGGTCGGAGTTCCCGATAAGAAGGGCAGGAAGGAGATACTCCAGATACACACGAGGGGAATGCCCCTCGAGCCGGATTACGACAGGGAGACAGTCCTCAAGGTTCTGAAAGAGCTCCTCAAAAAGAAAGCCTTTGATGAGGAGGTTCTCAAAAAGCTGATGGAGCGCGTTGAGAAGGCCAGGAGCGACGACGAGGTGAAGGAGATTCTGAAGAGCGCGAGCGAGGTTTACCCAGAGGTCAGAACCAGGCTCATCGAGGGGATGCTCGAGAGGATCGCGGAGAAGACGCACGGCTTCGTCGGCGCCGACCTCGCCGCCCTCGCCAGGGAGGCCGCAATGGTCGTCCTCAGGAGGCTCATAAACGAGGGCAAGATAAGCCCCGAGCACGAGAAGATACCCCCAGAGGTTCTCCAGGAGCTCCGCGTGAGGAAGGCGGACTTCTACGAGGCCCTCAAGATGGTGGACCCAAGCGCACTTAGGGAAGTGCTCATCGAGATGCCAAACGTCCGCTGGGACGACATAGGCGGCCTCGAGGAGGTAAAGCAGGAACTCAAAGAGGCGGTCGAGTGGCCGATGAAATATCCCAAGGCGTTCCAGAGGCTCGGCATTGAACCGCCGAGGGGTGTGCTCCTCTACGGCCCGCCCGGAACGGGTAAAACGCTCCTCGCCAAGGCCGTGGCGACGGAGAGCGAGGCCAACTTCATCGGCATCCGTGGTCCGGAGGTTCTCAGCAAGTGGGTGGGCGAGAGCGAGAAGCGCGTGAGGGAGATATTCAGGAAGGCTCGCCAGGCCGCTCCAACGGTGATATTCATCGACGAGATAGACGCCATCGCTCCAGCGAGGGGAATAGAAGGCGACCGCGTAACCGACAGGCTCATCAACCAGCTCCTCACCGAGATGGACGGCATAGAGCGCAACAGCGGAGTGGTCGTTATAGCCGCGACGAACAGGCCCGACATACTCGACCCCGCCCTGCTGAGACCAGGAAGGTTCGACAGGCTCATACTCGTTCCGGCACCGGACGAGAAGGCCAGACTGGAGATACTCAGGGTCCATACGAAACGTGTACCCCTGGCAGAGGACGTCAACCTCAAGGAGCTCGCAAAGAAGACCGAGGGATACAGCGGTGCGGACATAGAGGCCCTTGTGAGAGAAGCGGCCCTGGTGGCGATGCGCAGGATAATGGGGGAGCTGCCGGCGGAGGTTGTTGAGGAGGAGAGCGAGGAGTTCCTTGAGAGGCTCAGGGTTTCCAGGAAGGACTTCGAGGCAGCCCTCAAGAAGGTACGTCCGAGCATAACACCCTACATGGTCGAGTACTACCAGAACTTCGACGAGAACAGGAGGAAGAGGGGCGGAAAGAAAACAGAGGGACCCGACTACTACACCTTCTGA
- a CDS encoding PRC-barrel domain-containing protein → MVKIMASKLRDVELITDTGVRLGWVYDLSFDEETGDILVIVAEPDEDLDTGEFVTDHEGLLLIPVSAVKSIGEVIIIDSSKLAVKSKLRRPPSPVKVSGESSGLGQ, encoded by the coding sequence ATGGTCAAGATAATGGCTTCCAAGCTTAGGGACGTGGAACTGATAACCGACACCGGTGTAAGGCTTGGCTGGGTCTACGACCTCAGCTTTGACGAGGAGACCGGCGATATTCTCGTGATAGTTGCCGAACCGGATGAGGACCTCGACACAGGCGAATTCGTCACGGATCACGAAGGTCTGCTCCTCATTCCCGTCAGTGCCGTTAAGAGTATCGGCGAGGTCATAATCATCGACTCGAGCAAACTCGCCGTCAAATCCAAGCTCAGGCGGCCACCTTCCCCCGTGAAGGTCTCAGGGGAATCTTCCGGCCTCGGGCAGTGA
- a CDS encoding metallophosphoesterase family protein, translated as MLIALISDIHSNLEALKAVWREVRKADAVLCMGDLVGYGASPNEVVEFVKRQMEKRTFLCVRGNHDNAIAFGAEWGFNPYARQAVRWHQRIMTVENLEFLRRLPVRQLFTDDAGRSYLLIHGSPRAPLDEYLFPWLPEGEFKAVLSYVRQDDLLVGHTHVPMLKVLGGRRIINPGGVGQPRDGDWRAAYALIDTDEKPPDNVEFRRVEYDVQEAARKILDAGLPRFLAERLYDGY; from the coding sequence ATGCTCATCGCCCTCATCTCGGACATCCACTCCAACCTGGAGGCCCTGAAGGCCGTCTGGCGGGAGGTAAGAAAGGCCGACGCCGTTCTCTGCATGGGCGATCTGGTCGGATATGGAGCCAGTCCAAACGAGGTTGTGGAGTTCGTAAAGCGGCAAATGGAGAAAAGAACCTTCCTCTGCGTCAGAGGAAACCACGACAACGCGATAGCCTTCGGCGCCGAGTGGGGCTTCAACCCCTACGCGCGGCAGGCGGTTCGCTGGCACCAGAGAATCATGACAGTGGAAAACCTCGAATTTCTCAGAAGACTCCCCGTACGGCAGCTCTTTACGGACGACGCCGGACGGAGCTACCTTCTCATCCACGGCTCGCCCCGCGCGCCCCTGGACGAGTACCTCTTCCCATGGCTCCCGGAGGGGGAGTTCAAAGCGGTTCTGAGCTACGTCAGACAGGATGACCTCCTGGTCGGCCACACCCACGTGCCGATGCTGAAGGTGCTGGGGGGCAGGAGGATCATCAACCCCGGAGGCGTTGGGCAGCCCAGGGACGGGGACTGGAGGGCTGCATATGCGCTGATCGATACCGACGAGAAGCCGCCGGATAACGTTGAGTTCCGCAGGGTGGAGTACGACGTTCAGGAAGCGGCGAGAAAGATACTCGATGCAGGCCTGCCCCGCTTCCTGGCGGAGAGGCTGTACGACGGGTATTGA
- the acs gene encoding acetate--CoA ligase alpha subunit → MDRNLEALFRPKSIAVIGASEKPGKIGYAVMKNLVEYGYEGKIYPVNVKGVEIEINGKKFKSYRSILDVPDEVDMAVIVVPAKFVPQVVEECGQKGVKVLPIISSGFGELGEEGKKVERQIVETAHKYGMRILGPNIFGVVYTPEKLNATFGPTDVMPGNLALISQSGALGIALMGWTILEKVGLSAVVSVGNKSDIDDADLLEFFKEDDNTKAILIYMEGVKDGRRFMEVARDVSKEKPIIIIKAGRSERGAKAAASHTGSLAGADSIYTAAFKQSGVLRALTIGEAFDWARTLSNLPEPEGENVVILTNGGGIGVMATDAAEEEGLKLYDDLEELKVFANHMPPFGSYKNPVDLTGMAGAESYEGAVRDALANPNMHAVAVLYCQTAVLDPRDLAKIVIREYNESGRKKPLVVAIVGGIEAKEAIDMLNEEGIPAYPEPERAIKSLAALYRWSNWKARQRKE, encoded by the coding sequence ATGGACAGGAACCTTGAGGCACTTTTCAGACCGAAGAGCATCGCCGTTATCGGCGCTTCGGAGAAGCCGGGCAAGATAGGCTACGCTGTTATGAAGAACCTCGTCGAGTACGGCTACGAGGGCAAGATATACCCGGTCAACGTTAAGGGTGTTGAGATAGAGATAAACGGGAAGAAGTTCAAGTCCTACAGGAGCATCCTCGACGTTCCGGACGAGGTTGACATGGCCGTCATCGTCGTTCCTGCCAAGTTCGTCCCGCAGGTCGTTGAGGAGTGCGGCCAGAAGGGTGTTAAGGTTCTCCCGATCATCAGCTCGGGCTTCGGCGAGCTCGGCGAGGAGGGCAAGAAGGTCGAGAGGCAGATAGTCGAGACTGCCCACAAGTACGGCATGAGGATCCTCGGCCCGAACATCTTTGGTGTTGTGTACACTCCCGAGAAGCTCAACGCTACCTTCGGCCCGACCGACGTCATGCCGGGCAACCTGGCCCTCATCAGCCAGAGCGGAGCGCTTGGAATAGCCCTCATGGGCTGGACGATACTTGAGAAGGTCGGTCTTTCGGCAGTGGTCAGCGTCGGAAACAAGAGCGACATCGATGATGCCGACCTGCTCGAGTTCTTCAAGGAGGACGACAACACCAAGGCCATCCTCATCTACATGGAGGGCGTCAAGGACGGAAGGCGCTTCATGGAGGTGGCCAGGGATGTCAGCAAGGAGAAGCCGATAATCATCATCAAGGCCGGAAGGAGCGAGCGCGGTGCCAAGGCAGCTGCTTCCCACACCGGTTCGCTCGCCGGCGCTGACAGCATCTACACCGCTGCCTTCAAGCAGAGCGGCGTTCTCAGGGCCCTCACCATTGGAGAGGCCTTCGACTGGGCCAGGACTCTGAGCAACCTCCCGGAGCCGGAGGGGGAGAACGTCGTCATCCTCACCAACGGCGGTGGAATAGGAGTTATGGCCACCGATGCTGCCGAGGAAGAAGGTCTTAAGCTCTACGACGACCTCGAGGAGCTCAAGGTCTTCGCCAACCACATGCCGCCCTTCGGAAGCTACAAGAACCCGGTTGACCTCACAGGTATGGCCGGCGCGGAGAGCTACGAGGGTGCCGTCAGAGACGCCCTCGCGAACCCGAACATGCACGCCGTGGCTGTGCTCTACTGCCAGACGGCTGTGCTCGACCCGCGCGACCTGGCCAAGATCGTCATCCGCGAGTACAACGAGAGCGGCAGGAAGAAGCCCCTCGTCGTTGCCATCGTCGGCGGCATAGAGGCCAAGGAAGCCATCGACATGCTTAACGAGGAAGGAATTCCGGCCTATCCGGAGCCGGAGAGGGCCATCAAGTCTCTCGCGGCCCTCTACAGGTGGAGCAACTGGAAGGCCAGGCAGAGGAAGGAGTGA